The genomic segment ACGACCTGTACCGCCGTGTGATCAACCGGAACAACCGCCTGAAGCGGCTTCTCGACCTCGGCGCGCCCGAGATCATCGTGAACAACGAGAAGCGCATGCTCCAGGAGGCCGTCGACGCGCTGTTCGACAACGGCCGTCGTGGTCGCCCGGTCACCGGTCCCGGCAACCGCCCGCTGAAGTCCCTCAGCGACATGCTGAAGGGCAAGCAGGGTCGATTCCGTCAGAACCTGCTCGGCAAGCGTGTGGACTACTCCGCGCGTTCCGTGATCGTCGTCGGTCCGCAGCTGAAGCTGCACCAGTGCGGTCTGCCGAAGGCGATGGCGCTGGAGCTCTTCAAGCCGTTCGTGATGAAGCGGCTCGTGGACCTCAACCACGCGCAGAACATCAAGAGCGCCAAGCGCATGGTGGAGCGCGGCCGCACCGTCGTGTACGACGTCCTCGAAGAGGTCATCGCCGAGCACCCGGTGCTGCTGAACCGTGCTCCCACCCTGCACCGCCTCGGCATCCAGGCCTTCGAGCCGCAGCTGGTCGAGGGCAAGGCCATCCAGATCCACCCGCTCGTCTGCACCGCGTTCAACGCGGACTTCGACGGTGACCAGATGGCCGTCCACCTGCCGCTCTCCGCGGAGGCGCAGGCCGAGGCCCGCATCCTGATGCTGTCCTCGAACAACATCCTCAAGCCCGCCGACGGCCGTCCGGTGACGATGCCGACCCAGGACATGGTCCTCGGTCTGTTCTTCCTCACCACCGACGGCGAGCTCCGTGACACCAAGGGCGAGGGGCGTTCGTTCGCCTCCACGGCCGAGGCGATCATGGCGTTCGACGCCGGCGAGCTCGCGCTGCAGTCCCAGGTGGACATCCGCTTCCCGGTGGGCACCATCCCGCCGCGTGGCTGGATGCCGCCGGCGCGCGAGGAGGGCGAGCCCGAGTGGCAGCAGGGTGACAGCTTCCGTCTGAAGACCACGCTCGGCCGTGCGCTCTTCAACGAGCTGCTGCCCGAGGACTACCCGTTCGTCGACTACTCGGTGGGCAAGAAGCAGCTCTCCGAGATCGTCAACGACCTGGCCGAGCGCTACCCCAAGGTCATCGTGGCGGCGACGCTCGACAACCTGAAGGCGGCCGGCTTCTTCTGGGCGACCCGTTCCGGTGTCACCGTGGCCATCTCCGACGTCGTCGTTCCCGAGGCGAAGAAGGAGATCGTCAAGGGCTACGAGGCGCAGGACGAGAAGGTCCAGAAGCAGTACGAGCGCGGTCTGATCACCAAGGAAGAGCGCACGCAGGAGCTCATCGCGATCTGGACCAAGGCGACCAACGAGGTCGCCGAGGCGATGAACGCGAACTTCCCCAAGACCAACCCCATCTTCATGATGGTTGACTCGGGTGCCCGAGGAAACATGATGCAGATGCGGCAGATCGCCGGTATGCGTGGTCTGGTGTCGAACGCGAAGAACGAGACCATCCCGCGTCCGATCAAGGCCTCGTTCCGTGAGGGCCTGTCCGTGCTGGAGTACTTCATCTCCACGCACGGTGCCCGTAAGGGTCTGGCGGACACCGCCCTGCGTACCGCCGACTCGGGTTACCTGACCCGTCGTCTGGTGGACGTCTCGCAGGACGTCATCATCCGCGAGGAGGACTGCGGCACCGAGCGCGGTCTGAAGCTGCGGATCGCCTCGAAGGACGAGACCGGGGTCCTGCGCAAGGCCGAGGACGTCGAGACCAGCGTCTACGCCCGCATGCTCGCCGAGGACGTCGTCATCGACGGCAAGGTGATCGCGCCGGCCAACGTGGACCTGGGCGACGTGCTCATCGACCAGCTCGTGCACCACGGTGTCGAGGAGGTCAAGACCCGCTCGATCCTGACCTGTGAGTCCAAGGTCGGCACGTGCGCCATGTGCTACGGCCGCTCCCTGGCCACCGGCAAGCTGGTCGACATCGGTGAGGCGGTCGGTATCATCGCCGCCCAGTCCATCGGTGAGCCCGGTACCCAGCTGACGATGCGTACCTTCCACACCGGTGGTGTGGCCGGTGACGACATCACGCAGGGTCTGCCGCGTGTCGTCGAGCTCTTCGAGGCCCGTACGCCGAAGGGTGTCGCCCCGATCTCCGAGGCGGCCGGTCGCGTCCGCATCGAAGAGACCGAGAAGACCAAGAAGATCGTCATCACGCCGGACGACGGCAGCGACGAGACGGCGTTCCCGATCTCGAAGCGTGCCCGTCTGCTGGTGAGCGAGGGCGAGCACGTCGAGGTGGGCCAGAAGCTCACCGTGGGTGCCACCAACCCGCACGACGTGCTGCGCATCCTGGGTCAGCGTGCCGTCCAGGTCCACCTGGTCGGCGAGGTCCAGAAGGTCTACAACTCGCAGGGTGTGTCGATCCACGACAAGCACATCGAGATCATCATCCGGCAGATGCTCCGCCGCGTGACGATCATCGAGTCCGGCGACGCCGAGCTGCTGCCCGGTGAGCTGGTCGAGCGCTCGAAGTTCGAGACCGAGAACCGTCGTGTGGTCCAGGAGGGCGGTCACCCGGCCTCCGGTCGTCCGCAGCTGATGGGTATCACCAAGGCCTCGCTGGCGACGGAATCCTGGCTGTCGGCCGCCTCCTTCCAGGAGACGACCCGAGTCCTGACGGACGCGGCGATCAACGCCAAGTCCGACAGCCTCATCGGC from the Streptomyces sp. NBC_00310 genome contains:
- a CDS encoding DNA-directed RNA polymerase subunit beta', with the translated sequence MLDVNFFDELRIGLATADDIRQWSHGEVKKPETINYRTLKPEKDGLFCEKIFGPTRDWECYCGKYKRVRFKGIICERCGVEVTRAKVRRERMGHIELAAPVTHIWYFKGVPSRLGYLLDLAPKDLEKVIYFAAYMITYVDEERRTRDLPSLEAHVSVERQQVENRRDADLEARAKKLETDLAELEAEGAKADVRRKVREGAEREMKQLRDRTQREIDRLDEVWTRFKNLKVQDLEGDELLYRELRDRFGTYFDGSMGAAALQKRLESFDLDEEAERLREIIRTGKGQKKTRALKRLKVVSAFLQTSNSPKGMVLDCVPVIPPDLRPMVQLDGGRFATSDLNDLYRRVINRNNRLKRLLDLGAPEIIVNNEKRMLQEAVDALFDNGRRGRPVTGPGNRPLKSLSDMLKGKQGRFRQNLLGKRVDYSARSVIVVGPQLKLHQCGLPKAMALELFKPFVMKRLVDLNHAQNIKSAKRMVERGRTVVYDVLEEVIAEHPVLLNRAPTLHRLGIQAFEPQLVEGKAIQIHPLVCTAFNADFDGDQMAVHLPLSAEAQAEARILMLSSNNILKPADGRPVTMPTQDMVLGLFFLTTDGELRDTKGEGRSFASTAEAIMAFDAGELALQSQVDIRFPVGTIPPRGWMPPAREEGEPEWQQGDSFRLKTTLGRALFNELLPEDYPFVDYSVGKKQLSEIVNDLAERYPKVIVAATLDNLKAAGFFWATRSGVTVAISDVVVPEAKKEIVKGYEAQDEKVQKQYERGLITKEERTQELIAIWTKATNEVAEAMNANFPKTNPIFMMVDSGARGNMMQMRQIAGMRGLVSNAKNETIPRPIKASFREGLSVLEYFISTHGARKGLADTALRTADSGYLTRRLVDVSQDVIIREEDCGTERGLKLRIASKDETGVLRKAEDVETSVYARMLAEDVVIDGKVIAPANVDLGDVLIDQLVHHGVEEVKTRSILTCESKVGTCAMCYGRSLATGKLVDIGEAVGIIAAQSIGEPGTQLTMRTFHTGGVAGDDITQGLPRVVELFEARTPKGVAPISEAAGRVRIEETEKTKKIVITPDDGSDETAFPISKRARLLVSEGEHVEVGQKLTVGATNPHDVLRILGQRAVQVHLVGEVQKVYNSQGVSIHDKHIEIIIRQMLRRVTIIESGDAELLPGELVERSKFETENRRVVQEGGHPASGRPQLMGITKASLATESWLSAASFQETTRVLTDAAINAKSDSLIGLKENVIIGKLIPAGTGLSRYRNIRVEPTEEAKAAMYSAVGYDDIDYSPFGTGSGQAVPLEDYDYGPYNQ